The Salvia miltiorrhiza cultivar Shanhuang (shh) chromosome 2, IMPLAD_Smil_shh, whole genome shotgun sequence DNA window GTCATCTCCTATATATTGAATGCAGCCTCACTTCTCTTCCTACACTTGGCCTTCACCATCTCTACACAAACAAGCTATGGACATCTTCATACCTTacctcttcttcctcctcctccttccCTTCTCTCTATACCTCATCTTGTTCTTCCACAAGGATGACTCCGACGATGCCAGCAACCTCCCCCCGGGCTCCAAGGGCTGGCCGATTCTGGGCGAAAACGTCGACCTCGGCCTGCTCGGCCTCTCCAAATTCGTCCGAGACAGAATGGAGAAATACTCCCACGACGTGTTCCAGACGTCGTTGCTGGGAGAGAAAGTGATGATCTTCTGCGGCGCGCAGGGCAACAAGATCATCTTTACCAGCGACGTCGCCCCGTGGCTGCCCCTCTCCTTGCAGAAGGTGCTCCTCCCGGATGCCCTCGCTATGTTCCGCAACTTCCAATACGACACGCTGAAGCCGGAGGCGCTGCGGCAGTACATTCCGGTGATGGACGAGATGGCCCGCGGGCAGCTGGCCGGCGGCGGCTGGAGGCCAAACTCGGTCGTCAAGGCGCAACCCTTGATCAACAAGTACACATTCGAGCTGTCGTGCAGATTGTTTCTCAACCTCGTGGATCCGGAGCGTCTCAGGAAGCTGTCGGATCCGTTTGCGAAGATGAGGAACGGGCTGCTGTCCCTGCCGATAGATCTGCCCGGGACAGCCTTCCACCGCGCGATCAAGGCGGGGAACATGGTGCGTGGGGAGATGCTAAGCATCGTGGGGGCGAGGAGGAAGGAGATGAATATGATGGTGGAGGAGATTAAAGGGGACGAGGGGCGGGACCTGCTGTCGAAGATGCTGCTTCTCACCGATGAAGATGGCAAGCCTGTGAGTGATAAGAAGATTGCCAATTGCTTTGTCAGCTTGCTCCTCGCTAGCTATGACTCAACCGCCGCTGCGCTCACTTCCGTCGTCTATTTTCTTGCTCAACTTCCACACGTTTACGAACTGGTTCTTAAAGGTAACCCATCTCTATCCCAATTTAGGTGTCTTACTCTATATTCAactctaaatattttttttcccccTGTCAATTCTATTTTCTTATGTTTAAGTAATGTTTTGTCGCAAGGGGAGATCAAGCGATGCGAACTCCTATCTGAGAGTCTAGGGTTCAAACCACACCGCTCTCCCTctcccaagtcaaaaaaaatattttagtaatattttaaggtaattaataagtgttcattaatctaacttgaatttataattaatcttttgatatttatttttcaattttaaattaaaatttacattattaagattaattaatccaaagTTAATTAGGATACatatattttcgtaattttagttttagtgataaatattaattcaagtTCATTATATAAcaatacttttttatttttataataaataatttaaataattaattaagtcaATGGCGGGATATGATGGGACATAAGAAATTATAGATGATCTccaattgaattaaattttcTATCCTACATTTTAtgtcttactccctccgtccaccaatttatgtCATACTTTCGTTTTTGGTCtgtccaccaattcatgtcctacCAATTTTTAATAACTATTTATACTTTTTTAATTGTTGGGTCTCAATAAACAATATacttttttctccactcaactaataaacaatacactttgtgagtccatttctccactcaactaataaaaaatactacactttttcttaaaattcgtgtttcCTCcactatatattaatttaactattttaataattattagtgaacggagggagtattattcatCTTCCACTATTAATTTaactattttaataattattactccatccgtccatgatAAGTATAGTATAGATGGGAGGAcacgattattaaaaaaaatattgggaAATGAGTATAAAATGAAGAAGATGTCTCATCAAAGTTGATTTGttagataattaataaatagtttaagagattatgtaaatattgtgtgtgaaATGGGGTAAAGGTATAAGAGTTAATGTCCTAAAATGGTAGGATCACGCTTATTGTggacaaaagaaaataaaaagatcacacttatcgtgaacggagagagtattataaaataaaaaattagtattatattatggACTCTAATTTACATTTGTtgcaaaatattaaaattttaaaaattaatatacccTAATTTTGAAATAATCAACTTAAATTATAGTTTTAAGCTATAAAAATGTGTATtaactataaaaaataattataaactttAATTGGATGGGTGAATCctagataataattataaaattcaactaaataacaacatactaaaattaatgaaaacaataaacaaaaattattaaaaaacaTCGATAATGAAATACAGAGTGGGACACCAAAATTGAAATACAGGATCCCAAGTTCATGCCAATTTATATCCTGGGAcgagctcaaattttaaaattagacCCTTTAttaatcatataaaaaaataatataacaaaattttaCAAATCAAATACACTTTTGTGTTGCCTTAActctgataaaaaaatattgtgttGCCGAAAATTAAGCATGCACTTGTGTCTCGTACAGAACAAATGGCGATCGCAAAATCGAAAGCCCCCGGTGAGCTTCTGACGTGGCAGGATGTGGAAAATATGAATTACTCGTGGAACGTTGCACGCGAGACGCTGAGGCTGGTGCCCCCTTCGCCAGGAACATTCAGGGAAGCCACCACTGATATCACCTTTGCTGGTTACACCATTCCTACAGGAATGAAGGTGCATACAATTATTCTAACCCTTCCTTTATTCTTGCTCATTATATTTATATCTAAACCTGCAGGCATTGTGGACGCCGCATTCGTCTCACTCCAACCCCGACTACTTCCCCGAGCCGGACAAGTTTGATCCCTCGCGCTTCGACGGAACTGGCCCACCACCTTACACGTTCGTTCCGTTTGGAGGAGGACCAAGAATGTGCCCCGGAAGAGTCTATGCTAAGCTTGCAATATTGGTGTTGATGCACAATTTGGTGACCAGCTTCAGACTTGAAAGGGCCATCCCACATGAGAAGATGGTGCTTCAGGTTGCGCCTTTGCCCACTCACGGCCTTCAACTCTATCTTAAACCTCATTATCCAAATTCATCGCCTGCTTCTCATTGATGTCTTAAGTTATTACTAATTAGATTCTAAGAAAAGTAACTACAGCAAAAATGATTTTCTGGACCCCAATATGTGCTCTATTGGGGAACTTCTTATTTTCGGGGCACTTAATTAGTACATGCATGTGCCTATAAGTATTGTGTCCCAATAGAGTTGGAGATACTTTTTATGTGTCTTGATATCAATAGATTACCCGACAATTTAATATGTCCCAAGATTGATTTCTAGAGGCACATAAAAATGTCCTTTaaaatgtttcaaaagatatTGATAAGTTTATAGAGATATTTATTTGTGTCTTCAAATGAAATATCGGGACACTTATAAATTTGTGTCATTTGCTTAAGTATCGGGACAAAAAATGTGTAGCCTTAAAATTTGTTTTATGCccccaaattaattttttacacAAAATCAAGCATCCATAGCATATAAACAACCCTTCACCGTAGAAGGGTTTTTTAATTTggggattgttggaataaatggctttattagtccataattactttgtaattaatggaattaaatggtatatttggaatctacattttgagtagattaatttggtatatttacttgttcaaatctattaagaattgaatgagtaattaatgcccaaagatatccatggttcggaccacctgtttgcccaaacggacgtggcagcggttgaggaccgaagagacacgatggttcggaccacatgtttgcccaaacggacgtggcagcggttgaggaccgaagagacacgatggttcggatctgtttgcccaaacagggcACGTGGTGGCGGTTcaagaccgaagagacacgtcggttcggacctcctgtttggccaaacggtcacgtcagttcaaggaaacccctggactactataaatagggccctccagaatgagattaaaaaaaacaaacgaattcagataatcaatttgtcatattagtttagtttacatactccgtcccgagtatcaagccgttcgaccggatagcgaactcctagtgctaaggactcgtctatcatcccgaaaccgttgtatcttgggggcaattactgtagatccgcgagcacagagcggaagtaattttgccttacggagagagaatttattctcgcctcggttctgcatcctttcatttatcgtcattctattttctacactaccaAATAACAATCGTAAGGCAAAATTAGTGTGGAAAGATGGCGACAGGAAGcaacaccaacaacaacaaTGCTCCACCAGTTCCGACCAACGTTCCACATGCTCCAGCACCTGCTGCTGCCGAAAAGCCGGAAAAATTCGCAGGTTCTGAATTTAAACGTTGGCAGTCTAAGATGCTGTTTTATCTTACTACATTGAATATGGCTCGTTTTGTGAATGAATCTCCTCCAACTGTGGGGGAAGACGAGACTGATTCGCAACTGCGGATAGCATATGATGCATGGCATCATAGCGACTTTTTGTGTCGCAACTATATTCTGAATGGGCTAGACAACACTCTCTATAATGTCTACTCTAGCGCCAAGACGTCCAAGGAACTATGGGACTCCTTGGAGACGAAGTACAAGGCAGAAGATGCCGGCTTGAAGAAGTTCATAGTCGGTCGTTTTCTAGACTTCAAAATGGTTGATAGCAAAACCGTTGTGGAGCAAgtgcaagaatttcaactgatcctgcacgacattcttgccgaaggtatggaattgtctgaatcttttcaggtggccgcggtgatagagaaattaccaccacattggaaggacttcaagaactatctcaagcacaaacgcaaggagatgggacttgaagacttgatcgtTCGCTTGAGAATCGAAGAGGACAATAGAATCTCCGAAAACAAGACGAACAAAACTTCCATTGAGGCAAAAGCAAATCTAGCCGAGTCTAGCAACAAGAAGAAACGCAAGTTCAAAGGCAAACATCCAGACTCAAAAGGTCAGaagaggatcaaaggagattgctTCAACTGCGGCAAACCCGGTCACATGGCAAAAGATTGTCGCAAACCGAAGAAAGACAAGCACAATGGTCACCATCAAGCCCACGTGACGGAAACAAAGTCTGTGCCCCTCGACTTAGGCGAACTTGACTTGTGTGCCGTCATAGACGAGGTCAACATGGTCGGGAGTCCAAAAGGATGGTGGATCGACACCGGTGCTACCCGGCATATCTGCGCCGACAAGACAATGTTATCCTCGTATGAAGCTCTCTCCGGCGACAGAAAGCTGTATATGGGCAATTCTACCTCATCCTCTATCATCGGAGTTGGAACCATTGTGCTCAAGATGACGTCGGAACTCAAGATAACCTTACAGAAGGTGTTGCATGTTCCCGACATTCGCAAGAACTTGATCTCAGGATCCGCTTTGTGCAACGCTGGATTTAGACTAGTATTTGAAGCAGGCAAAGTTGTAATGACCAAGAATGGTCACTATATAGGAAAAGGCTACCTAGATAATGGCCTTTTCAAGCTTAATGCTATCCCTGTACTTGTACGTGATAATGAAATAAAGACAAAAGTTACTTACTTGGTTGAGTCTCCTAATTTATGGCATGATAGATTAGGACATGCAAATCTAAACACACTACGTCGTTtagtaaatttagacttattaccAAAGATGTCTTTTAATCAACAccaaaaatgtgaaatttgtgttgaagcaaaaatggcaaaatctcCTTTTCATTCAGTAAGGTCAACGAAACCTCTTGAATTGATTCACACCgatctatgtgatttaaaactTGTGCAAACAAGAGGTGGAAAGAATTACTTTATAACGTTTATAGATGATTGCACAAGATTTTGCTATGTGTATCTTTTGAGAAGCAAAGACGAAGCATTCGAAGCTTTCAAAACATACAAGAATGAAGTTGAGAATCAACTTAACACCAAGATCAAAATGATTCGAAGTGATCGAGGTGGCGAGTACGTTGCACCTTTTGAGGAATTCTGTCGTGAAAATGGCATTATTCATCAAACGACTGCACCTTATTCTCCACAATCAAATGGTGTTGCAGAACGTAAGAATAGAAcattgaaagaaatgatgaatgctatgttgataagctcaggcctatcacataacatgtggggggaagctattctttcggctaataaaattttgaataaattaccccaaaagaaacaagaaaaaactccatatgaattatggaaaggaaggaagccgtcctataaatatacaaaagtgtgggggtgcttaGCAAAAGTTGAAGTACCAAAACCCAAACAAGTAAAAATAGGACCAAAAACTGTTGATTGCATCTTCATAGGATATGCAAACAATAGTAGTGCGTACCGATTCTTGGTACACAAATCGGAAGTACCCGATATGAATAAGGGAATgattatagaatcaagaaatgccatattttttgaaaatatattccccaagaaagagaagaatgataTAAGTTTGAAAAAGAGAACTTATGATGAAATTTCGCTTAAGGATAATGGACCAACACGTGAACCAACACCGCAACCAAGACGCGGAAAGCGAACAAAAACTGCGAAAACCTTTGGTCCGGATTTCGTAGTCTATACTTTAGAAGACGAACCAAAGACAATCAAGGAAGCATTGTCTGGTCCTGATGCCGATCTATGGCGTGAAGCTATCAATAGTGAAATCGAGTCAATCTTATCCAATCACACTTGGCTTATTGTTGATCTTCCTCCGGGAAATAAACCTTTGGGTTGCAAGTGGATTcttaagaagaaatataaagccgatggatctattgataagtataaagcacgtttggtagttaaaggctacaaacaaaaggaagggtatgattactttgatacatactctccagtcactagaattacatccattagaatgctacttgctatagcagcattatataatcttgagattcaccaaatggatgtaaaaacagcatttctaaatggagatttagaagatgagatatatatggaacaaCCCGAAGGGTTCGTGATTCCTGGCCAAGAAAAGAAAGTTTGTAAACTTGTaaagtctttgtatggactcaaacaagctcccaaacaatggcatgagaaatttgaccaagcaatgatggcaaacggattcaaaatcaatgaatgtgataaatgtgtatacattaaaggaacatccgacaattttgtcattgtttgtctctacgttgatgatatgctaattatgggcagcaacaataaaataatcatagaaaccaaggagatgttaaagagaaactttgacatgaaagatatgggattagctgacgtgattctaggaattaaaatccttagaacacccgagggaatagtcttatcacaatctcactatgttgagaatgtacttaagaaattcaaagcttttGATCTACCTCCGGCTAAAACGCCCGTTGACCtaagtatacacttagccaagAATCGAGGAGAACCCGTATCACAATCAGAATATGCTAGAGTTATTGGAAGCCTAATGTACTTGTCAAATTGTACAAGGCCAGATATAGCATATTCGATCAGTAAATTAAGTCGGTTTACAAGTAATCCCGGGAAGGATCATTGGACCGCATTGACAAGAgtgttgagatacttaaagCACACAATCTCTCATAGTATACACTATTCGAGATATCCCGCAGTTTTGGAAGGATATTGTGATGCCAATTGGATATCCGACACTAAAGACTCTAAATCCACAAGTGGGTTCGTTTTTACCATTGGTGGAGGAGCAATATCATGGAAATCttctaagcaaacatgtatagcccgatctactatggaatcggaatttattgctttagacaaagccggtgaagaagccgaatggttaagaaacttcttagaagatattccCTGTTGGGAAAAACCTTTGCCTCCGGTTATGATACATTGTGACAGCATGGCTGCTATAGGGAGGGCAAAGAATAGCTTGTATAACGGTAAATCTCGACACATTCGTCGAAGACATAATACCGTTAGACAATTGATCACTACAGgaataatgtgcattgactatgtaaagtcaaaagacaatattgcggatccgtttactaaaggtattaatcgtgatcaattgtataacgcagtaaggggaatgggattaaaatccacacgttaagaactttcatagtggtaactcaaccataatgactggagatcccaagaacatggttcaatgagacaactaaattatggaagttcaagttgagcacttgaaaccttcaaaatccattctcatAGCTGCTCAAGTGCAAAGCCTGCAGCTTGTGGTAAAGGGTAAGCCGTCaaagcttttaatgattcctatagccttattaggtggagtatggcaggatactctttataggagatcacctatacaagtgaagaagtggggccgcttcaaattatcaataacacttgtgaatccaagaaatggtccaaggccgaaatggacacaacgtgagaacgaaagatattagatctattattgtgtgtatgttgttgactagatttacacaaaagttgaccggttcaagacatcatgttcaccgagcaacgagtaaatccgatggcattacactaaggaaggttcaaagctaacaactacctatcctaatgcaataatggatcgtcgggacttagttttttgcatttgcattaatcatcattcatgtgggggattgttggaataaatggctttattagtccataattactttgtaattaatggaattaaatggtatatttggaatctacattttgagtagattaatttggtatatttacttgttcaaatctattaagaattgaatgagtaattaatgcccaaagatatccatggttcggaccacctgtttgcccaaacggacgtggcagcggttgaggaccgaagagacacgatggttcggaccacatgtttgcccaaacggacgtggcagcggttgaggaccgaagagacacgatggttcggatctgtttgcccaaacagggcACGTGGTGGCGGTTcaagaccgaagagacacgttggttcggacctcctgtttggccaaacggtcacgtcagttcaaggaaacccctggactactataaatagggccctccagaatgagattaaaaaaacaaacgaattcagataatcaatttgtcatattagtttagtttacatactccgtcccgagtatcaagccgttcgaccggatagcgaactcctagtgctaaggactcgtctatcatcccgaaaccgttgtatcttgggggcaattactgtagatccgcgagcacagagcggaagtaattttgccttacggagagagaatttattctcgcctcggttctgcatcctttcatttatcgtcattctattttctacactaccaAATAACAGGGATATCGGTGATAGCGATCGAAAATTGCACGACGAACAAAATTGATTCCTAGGGTGTGGGCATAATGGGCAATGGTCCGCGGCGCACGTCGACAACGACGACAGCAATCAGTAGCTCACCAATGACGATGGTGCAACAACAGTGGGATGTCGACGACATAGGAGGTAATGAATGAAGGGTTGAGAAATTGGTAGTGAAAAAATGTAAAATCAAAAATTGAGTGATAAaggagagaaaagagagaagagtgaatgGTTGGGAACTTGGTGGGTACCGTGGTCCGTGCATTTGAGTGAAAATTGGAAGAGGGGATGACAAGAGATGCAGTCCCATTATACTGAATTATATATTTTACATACAATATAGTTTCCAAATGTaatgttttattgtttttaatttttgtcaaaaa harbors:
- the LOC131010058 gene encoding beta-amyrin 6-beta-monooxygenase-like, producing MDIFIPYLFFLLLLPFSLYLILFFHKDDSDDASNLPPGSKGWPILGENVDLGLLGLSKFVRDRMEKYSHDVFQTSLLGEKVMIFCGAQGNKIIFTSDVAPWLPLSLQKVLLPDALAMFRNFQYDTLKPEALRQYIPVMDEMARGQLAGGGWRPNSVVKAQPLINKYTFELSCRLFLNLVDPERLRKLSDPFAKMRNGLLSLPIDLPGTAFHRAIKAGNMVRGEMLSIVGARRKEMNMMVEEIKGDEGRDLLSKMLLLTDEDGKPVSDKKIANCFVSLLLASYDSTAAALTSVVYFLAQLPHVYELVLKEQMAIAKSKAPGELLTWQDVENMNYSWNVARETLRLVPPSPGTFREATTDITFAGYTIPTGMKALWTPHSSHSNPDYFPEPDKFDPSRFDGTGPPPYTFVPFGGGPRMCPGRVYAKLAILVLMHNLVTSFRLERAIPHEKMVLQVAPLPTHGLQLYLKPHYPNSSPASH